The Podospora bellae-mahoneyi strain CBS 112042 chromosome 7, whole genome shotgun sequence genomic sequence GAGTGCAGCAGCGGTACACACAGAGTGGTGGCGTGAGACCTTTTGGCATCTCCACGTTGATTGTGGGGTTTGATAAGGGGAGTGAGGTGCCGAGGTTGTATCAGACGGAGCCGTCGGGGATCTATTCTGCTTGGTAAGGTTTTTTGGTTCTGGGATTTTGGGGTAGAAGGATGCTGATACCCATTCAAGGAAAGCGAATGCCATCGGCCGTTCCAGCAAGACAGTCCGCGAGTTCCTCGAGCGCAACTACAAGGAGGATATGGACCGGGAAGCCACTGTTCGACTCGCCATCAAGTctttgttggaggtggtgcaaACTGGCGCCAAGAATATCGAGATTGCCATCATGGCGCCTGGCAAGACGTTGGAGTTGCTGCCGGTGGAGGATATTGAGAATTACGTCAAGAATAtcgagcaggagaagcaAGAAGAggcggacaagaagaagaagggccgGACTCCAGGGCAGGGCAGTGCTGCCATATTGACTCGGCAAAAGGATGAGTCTGAGCAGTAGGGTGTTGGTCAAGGAGCAGAGATAGATGGGGTGGCGCCTGGCTTTTAGAGCAGAAGCGAGCGCTGGTTGGTTGAGGAATTCAAATGTATGATAATACCACCCACTTGCAGTTCACACGATGAATTCATATCAAAGATGGCAAGACTCCATGCTGTCATCTCCCAGATGTAATGTTTTTATTCTTCTTCCATGGGTATCGCAAATCCAGTAAGTAGTAAACGCTCGCTTTGTTTTATACATATGctttcttggtcttcttcctccttaCTTAACCCAACTTGTCAACATCGGCATCGGGATCAAACACGGTCGGCCTTTCTTTCTTGGCGGCTACCCTGTCATCCTTGAGCATCCTGGCGTCGACCCGGACATCGTCGGCCTCGACGGTGATGGCGGCcttgggggtgagggcgtCGAGGACGAAGTGATTGTCGCAGTGGGGGCAGTACTcgtccgcctcctcaaactctttGACGTCCTTGCGGAAGCACTTTTTGCACTTTTTGCAGGCGAAGACCATCTCGAAGgactggaggagggggtgggtttgggattCGGTATGGCAGTCTACGCAGTCGAACCATTTCCTGCAGCAGGGGGAGCGGATCGAGACTTGGGCGTTTAGGATATGTTTACTGGGAGGCGAGCGTCAGCGAGCGAGACC encodes the following:
- the PRE6 gene encoding Proteasome subunit alpha type-4 (MEROPS:MER0004372; COG:O; EggNog:ENOG503NWE5), with the protein product MASGYDRALSVFSPDGHVFQVEYAGEAVKRGTCAVGVKGQDVVVLGCEKRSAMKLQDTRITPSKIGLIDTHVCLAFAGLNADARILVDKARLEAQSHRLNLEDPVTIEYITKYVAGVQQRYTQSGGVRPFGISTLIVGFDKGSEVPRLYQTEPSGIYSAWKANAIGRSSKTVREFLERNYKEDMDREATVRLAIKSLLEVVQTGAKNIEIAIMAPGKTLELLPVEDIENYVKNIEQEKQEEADKKKKGRTPGQGSAAILTRQKDESEQ
- a CDS encoding hypothetical protein (EggNog:ENOG503P3UA; COG:S), giving the protein MCKHILNAQVSIRSPCCRKWFDCVDCHTESQTHPLLQSFEMVFACKKCKKCFRKDVKEFEEADEYCPHCDNHFVLDALTPKAAITVEADDVRVDARMLKDDRVAAKKERPTVFDPDADVDKLG